The Amycolatopsis jiangsuensis nucleotide sequence CCGACGCCACGTCGCGCATCGTGGGCCGGCCGGTGGGAGCCGGGCCCCGCCGGCCGGTCACCGGAGGGTTTTCGTCCGAGCCACGAGCCACCGCGGGACCCTATCGCAGACCGGCTTCGACGGTGGGGCGCCGAATTCCCGGCGCGTGCCTGCGGGCGGCGAAGGCGTGAAGCGCGATACCCGGCGCGGGACGTTTGCTGGGGAACGACCGGCCGGTGTGCGCTCCGGCAGAACCGCGCGGTGGTGTTCCGGACTTCGTGCGGCCCCACGTACCGGCGTCAGGAAGCGATCGGTGAGCGGATGGCGGCTGCCGCGACCGTGCGATCGTCGGCCCAGAAGTCGATCCGGGTGACCTCGGCGACTCCTCACCGGCCGAGGTCGACCACGTGTGGCTCGCGCAACGAGATCGACACGTTGGTCGACGTCGCGATCTCGACGGCCAAGACGCCGTCGTCGACGACGGCCACGCTGCGTTTCAACGACCGCGACCGGGTCCCACGGGATGATCAGCTCGACGAAAACGATCTCGACCGGGTTGAGTACCAGCATGATCCAGAACAACGGCCGTATCCCGCGGCTGTACGGGATGGCGTCGCCCTCGCGCCCCTCGAATCCCGGGATGTGATCTGGCCCGGGCCCATGATCGTGACGAGATGGCGCAGCTGCTCGGGTGTGTAGACCAGCGAGTCCACGAACGTCCGTTTCAGCAGCTCGCTGGGTGGCCGCCGCGTGGTGTGGGCGTCCGCGCGGACTGACCAGGCGTGGTCGGCACGCACGAGGTAGCTGGCGAGACAGCCTCCGCCGTGCGCCGACCAGATCCGCAGCCCCGGATGGCGTTCCAGCAGCCCGGAGAAGGCGATCCGCGACAACGCCAACGCGGTCTCGGTGGGGTTGCCGACGGTGTTGAACAGGTAGTAGGCGTTGAGCCGTTCGCCGAGAGTGCAGCCCCACGGGTGGGTCAGGACTGCGGCGCCGAGTTCCTCGGCGGCTGCCCAGAACTCGGCCAGCGAAGGGTCGTCGAGCTCGACGCCGGGTGCGGCGGCCGTGGAGATCTGCACACCGCGCATCCCCAGGTCCCGCACGGCGCTCCGCAGCTGCCGCACCGCCAGATCCGGATGCTGCAGCGAAACCGCGCCGATGCCGAGGAAACGGCCCGGTTGCCGGGCGCAGAACTCAGCGACCGCGTCGTTGGTGAGCGTGGTGATGCGTTCGGCGAGAGCACGCGATGCCCAGGCATGCGGGAACGGCACCGGGCTGACCGCCTGCACGTTCACCCCCGCGCGATCCATCGCCGCGAGCCGCACCTCCACGTCGGTCAGCTTGACGGTGAGTTCGCCGATCTGTCTGACGTTCACGGCCGCCGATTCCGGCCCGAGCGAGGCGGCGTCCACGGCGCGCCGCCTCGCCCACCCCGGCTCGTCAGCGATCAGCTCATCGACGGCCGGAATCCCGAGATGGGCGTGCACGTCGACCGCCGGGGCGGTGGTGGGCATCAGGTCCTCCGACTCCGGACGTGCTGGGGCTCGGTGGGCCGGGTTCACAGCGGCGCCATGGCTGCCATGGTGACTTCGAAGGCCGCGGCGTCGGGGTCGATGTCGAGGCTGTGATCCTGTTCCCAGCGGCCGATGCGCTCGGAACCTTCGACGACGGTCTTGCAGCGTTCGAAGCGCCGCCGCATGAAGCCGTCGAGAACTTGCTCGACGGGGAGTTGCTTGGCGATCTCCTCGGCGAGCACGACGCCGTCTTCGATGGCCTGGGCACCGCCCTGGCCGCAGTGCGGTGAGGTGCCGTGGGCCGCGTCGCCGATCAGCAGGACGCGTCCGCGGTACCAGGGCGCGGGCAGCAGGACATTGTCCACCGGGCGGTAGAGCACTTCGGCGTCGTCGCGCACCAGTTCGCGGTGGTGGGCGACCGGACCGCCGTATTCGGCCAGCCGCTCGCGGTACACGGCGGCCAGTCCCTTGCGCGGGAGGCGTACCGGTGCGCTGTCGGGCACCTTTTCGATGGTGAGCAGGTACATCAGATCCGGTGCCAGCGGGACGAAGCCGGCAGTACCCCGCGAACCCCGGTACATCCACAAACGGTCGAGTCCGGGAATCCGCGGGAGGTTGACCCGCCAGGCGACCTGGCCGGTGAACTTCGCCCGGTGATGTGTTCCGAAGATCTCGTCGCGCAGCCGGGAGTACAGCCCATCGGCCCCCACCACGAGGTCGTAGCCGCGCCGGCGGCCGTCGCTGAAGCCGACCCGCACCTCTGCCGCGGACTGTTCCACCGCGGATGCGGTGACGCCGGTCCGGATGTCCGCGCCGCTGTCCTCGGCGGCAGCGACGAGAATGTCGTGCAGCCGGCGGCGGGTGATGCCGTTGCTGGGCGGCAGTCCCGGCACCGCGGCGGGAAAATCGTTGTCCTGCAACAGTGTTGCGCCGTCGGCGGTCCAGCTGCGCGTGCCGAGGATCGGGTGTCCCTGCGCCGCGCATTCCTGGGCGAGGCCGAGCCCGTCCAGCGCCCGCAGCGCATTGCCGGGCTGGATGATCCCGACGCCGTAGCCCGTCCACTCGCTGTTCTTCTCGATCAGGTCGACCTCGACCCCGGCGCGTCGCAGTGCGATGGTCGCCGACAGTCCACCGATGCCGCCGCCGACAACGAGCACCCGCCGCACGCTCATCGCGGGCCACCCGCCTGGTCGCCGAAGAAACCGCGCATTCTCTCGTCGGTGACCGCCGCGTGCTGCCGGTCGGCGGCCTGCCCCGCCGGTAGCGGCCAGGCGTCGTGGAAGCCGTCGGGGGCGTCGACGTTGCGCCAGAGGTTCTGGCCGGGGTTGCCGTCGGCGGCCTGGTAGGTCGTGGTCTCCCAGTCCGGCATGGTGTTGACCCACCCGCCGGCGTTGATCTCCATCCGGAACCCGCCGGGCTCGCGGACGTAGAGGTAGGTGATCTCGTCGATGCCGTGGATGCCCGGCCCGAACTCGATCGGGGTGTCGTTGGCCAGGAAGATCTCGGCCGCTCGCTCCACGTCCTGGCGCTGGTCGACGCGGAAGGCGACGTGGTGGGCACGTCCGGTCATGCCGCTGAAGTCCGGAACCAGCGCGAGGTCGTGCGTGGACCGGATTCCGTTGCACGTCAACGTGGAGAACACCTCG carries:
- a CDS encoding amidohydrolase family protein gives rise to the protein MPTTAPAVDVHAHLGIPAVDELIADEPGWARRRAVDAASLGPESAAVNVRQIGELTVKLTDVEVRLAAMDRAGVNVQAVSPVPFPHAWASRALAERITTLTNDAVAEFCARQPGRFLGIGAVSLQHPDLAVRQLRSAVRDLGMRGVQISTAAAPGVELDDPSLAEFWAAAEELGAAVLTHPWGCTLGERLNAYYLFNTVGNPTETALALSRIAFSGLLERHPGLRIWSAHGGGCLASYLVRADHAWSVRADAHTTRRPPSELLKRTFVDSLVYTPEQLRHLVTIMGPGQITSRDSRGARATPSRTAAGYGRCSGSCWYSTRSRSFSSS
- a CDS encoding FAD-dependent monooxygenase, which translates into the protein MSVRRVLVVGGGIGGLSATIALRRAGVEVDLIEKNSEWTGYGVGIIQPGNALRALDGLGLAQECAAQGHPILGTRSWTADGATLLQDNDFPAAVPGLPPSNGITRRRLHDILVAAAEDSGADIRTGVTASAVEQSAAEVRVGFSDGRRRGYDLVVGADGLYSRLRDEIFGTHHRAKFTGQVAWRVNLPRIPGLDRLWMYRGSRGTAGFVPLAPDLMYLLTIEKVPDSAPVRLPRKGLAAVYRERLAEYGGPVAHHRELVRDDAEVLYRPVDNVLLPAPWYRGRVLLIGDAAHGTSPHCGQGGAQAIEDGVVLAEEIAKQLPVEQVLDGFMRRRFERCKTVVEGSERIGRWEQDHSLDIDPDAAAFEVTMAAMAPL